The candidate division TA06 bacterium genome has a window encoding:
- a CDS encoding caspase family protein, producing MRGLTRTILALVFIVLLAAGCSKNNPLAPDLNGSPEESASFTVRPDFATVDYRPAEEIAASQVTEQQAELVKLDESTSKGAKYALVIGISDYSGTANDLQYCDDDANDWKARLVKEGYSVTILLDRSATKSAIESAVNTLVSRSIAGNEIAFCYSGHGSKGNIISTDLYYISSSWFKTKFSTAKSAKMMFAFDACQIGAMATGLNATGRVIAVASNKTLYAYDGDATMKNGVFTYYQMKGFDTQGYIYYEPDCSYACTHMKNWAASAGVKVAPSYTDSYAGDLNP from the coding sequence ATGAGGGGACTTACCAGAACCATTCTGGCTTTAGTTTTCATTGTATTACTGGCGGCAGGTTGCAGTAAGAACAACCCCCTGGCACCGGACCTGAACGGGAGCCCGGAGGAATCCGCCAGTTTTACTGTCCGTCCGGATTTTGCGACGGTTGATTATCGTCCGGCCGAGGAGATCGCCGCGTCGCAAGTCACCGAGCAGCAGGCGGAACTCGTCAAGCTTGACGAATCAACGTCCAAAGGCGCCAAATATGCGTTGGTCATAGGTATTTCCGATTATTCCGGCACGGCCAACGATCTGCAGTACTGCGATGACGACGCCAACGATTGGAAGGCCAGGTTAGTGAAAGAAGGCTATTCCGTGACCATCCTCCTTGACCGTTCGGCCACCAAGAGCGCCATTGAATCTGCCGTCAACACTTTGGTCAGCCGCTCCATCGCCGGCAACGAGATCGCATTCTGCTATTCCGGCCACGGCAGCAAAGGCAACATCATCTCGACCGACTTGTATTACATCAGCAGCTCCTGGTTCAAGACCAAGTTTTCCACGGCCAAGAGCGCCAAAATGATGTTCGCTTTTGACGCCTGCCAGATCGGGGCCATGGCCACCGGTTTGAACGCAACCGGCCGGGTGATAGCCGTCGCCTCCAACAAAACCCTGTATGCTTACGACGGCGATGCCACCATGAAGAACGGCGTTTTCACCTATTATCAGATGAAAGGCTTTGACACGCAGGGATATATCTACTATGAGCCCGATTGCAGCTACGCCTGTACCCACATGAAGAACTGGGCTGCTTCCGCAGGGGTTAAGGTAGCGCCATCGTACACCGATTCGTACGCCGGTGATTTGAACCCATAA